One window of Myxococcus fulvus genomic DNA carries:
- a CDS encoding tetratricopeptide repeat protein gives MSLRALALVLGLAGGAVARADTPPPPPPTAQQLEQRLTTVERQLQLAEESLRQVETKYSQQPEPDEAQARVRRYSDAEIQYLLGDWTAASVHFYDLVSDPEFRGHPRYADALYFLADALYQQKNDVGARLYLRELLSLPTPSLRHRDALTRYLAISGRLNLYDDVDAYVEQARTLFGGQLPADIQYVYAKRLFRRTDLAPSERIAHTRAAFAPLAQAHGGPYQLQARYHMAVLSMQAGELPIAILQLQQLLTPVEGAAETTAPKTKNKPQVRATADTDTERIRELALMSLGRLLYEAGRFDEALDWYGRVPQESESFPESLYEIAWTQVRKGNHQEAKNAVDILLLVSPESKLAPEAKLLRGHLLQKLKRYEEAIASYDELIGTFRPERDKVDVLLRANRDPVAYFERLLARTDTVPDVRTVLPPLALKYASTEREVSSAMKTVSDIDSGRKGTLEARELAARILTALDTRKLQTFPELQEGFTLSDSVETASIQVEASLVELEGLSLESSLTADERARLAPLRREREALAVRFASMPATQQDLEERLRRMQARVDAVDREAFRLGAEVQGLHAIAAAVRKWVDDTRLLRQTPPEEEQEFLVQLQAEVQTLTDLQGELDRTRGRLADERNGAAAALAGEQAIRGRFAQALRAEHAVLEEVERRQAPSGLMTRAHAVRQRGEALRGRVAQAQGALRGRVEQKATRIRAKVLAEQQLLERYEAEVAAVAGNAKQLVGRIAYDSVRRVRRQFYDLVLKADVGVVDVAFTEKQDKTTSIQKVSAQKAEALRALDADFRDVLSSEESR, from the coding sequence GTGTCGCTTCGCGCACTCGCCCTGGTGCTCGGCCTCGCGGGTGGCGCTGTCGCCCGGGCCGACACTCCCCCTCCCCCGCCGCCCACGGCGCAGCAGTTGGAGCAGCGCCTGACGACGGTGGAGCGCCAGCTCCAGCTCGCCGAGGAGAGCCTTCGTCAGGTGGAGACGAAGTACAGCCAGCAGCCGGAGCCCGACGAGGCGCAGGCGCGCGTGCGCCGCTACTCCGACGCGGAGATTCAGTACCTCCTGGGCGACTGGACGGCGGCCTCCGTCCACTTCTACGACCTGGTGAGCGACCCGGAGTTCCGCGGCCACCCTCGGTACGCGGACGCGCTCTACTTCCTGGCGGACGCGCTGTACCAGCAGAAGAACGACGTGGGCGCGCGGCTGTACCTGCGCGAGCTGTTGTCACTGCCCACGCCCTCGCTGCGCCACCGCGACGCGCTCACGCGCTACCTGGCCATCAGCGGCCGGCTGAACCTCTACGACGACGTGGACGCCTACGTGGAGCAGGCGCGCACGCTGTTCGGCGGACAGCTCCCGGCGGACATCCAGTACGTCTACGCGAAGCGGCTGTTCCGTCGCACGGACCTGGCCCCTTCCGAGCGCATCGCGCACACGAGGGCCGCCTTCGCGCCCCTGGCCCAGGCCCACGGCGGGCCCTACCAGTTGCAGGCGCGCTACCACATGGCGGTGCTGTCGATGCAGGCGGGTGAGCTGCCCATCGCCATCCTCCAGTTGCAGCAGCTGCTCACGCCCGTGGAGGGCGCGGCCGAGACGACGGCGCCGAAGACGAAGAACAAGCCCCAGGTCCGCGCCACCGCGGACACGGACACCGAGCGCATCCGTGAGCTGGCGCTGATGTCCCTGGGCCGGCTCTTGTACGAGGCGGGCCGCTTCGACGAGGCGCTCGACTGGTACGGCCGGGTGCCGCAGGAGAGCGAGTCGTTCCCGGAGTCGCTCTACGAAATCGCGTGGACCCAGGTGCGCAAGGGCAACCACCAGGAGGCGAAGAACGCCGTCGACATCCTGCTGCTGGTGTCGCCCGAGTCCAAGCTCGCGCCCGAGGCGAAGCTGCTGCGCGGCCACCTGCTCCAGAAGCTCAAGCGGTACGAAGAGGCCATCGCGTCGTACGACGAGCTCATCGGCACCTTCCGTCCGGAGCGCGACAAGGTGGACGTGCTCCTGCGCGCCAACCGCGACCCGGTGGCGTACTTCGAGCGGCTCCTGGCGCGCACCGACACCGTGCCGGACGTGCGCACGGTGCTGCCCCCGCTGGCGCTGAAGTACGCGTCGACGGAGCGCGAGGTGAGCAGCGCGATGAAGACGGTGAGCGACATCGACAGCGGGCGGAAGGGCACGCTCGAGGCGCGGGAGCTGGCCGCGCGCATCCTCACGGCCCTGGACACGCGCAAGCTGCAGACCTTCCCGGAGCTGCAGGAGGGCTTCACGCTCTCGGACTCGGTGGAGACGGCGAGCATCCAGGTCGAGGCCTCGTTGGTGGAGCTGGAGGGGCTGTCCTTGGAGTCCTCGCTCACCGCCGACGAGCGCGCCCGTCTCGCTCCGCTGCGTCGTGAGCGCGAGGCACTGGCCGTCCGCTTCGCCTCGATGCCCGCCACGCAGCAGGACCTGGAGGAACGGCTGCGGCGGATGCAGGCGCGCGTGGACGCGGTGGACCGCGAGGCCTTCCGGTTGGGCGCGGAGGTGCAGGGGCTGCACGCCATCGCCGCGGCGGTGCGCAAGTGGGTGGATGACACGCGGCTGCTGCGGCAGACGCCTCCGGAGGAGGAGCAGGAGTTCCTCGTGCAGCTCCAGGCCGAGGTCCAGACGCTCACGGATTTGCAGGGGGAGCTGGACCGCACGCGCGGGCGGCTCGCCGATGAGCGCAACGGCGCGGCAGCGGCGCTGGCCGGAGAGCAGGCCATCCGCGGCCGATTCGCGCAGGCGCTGCGCGCGGAGCACGCGGTGCTCGAGGAGGTCGAGCGACGACAGGCGCCCTCGGGCCTCATGACTCGCGCGCATGCGGTGCGCCAGCGCGGCGAGGCCCTGCGCGGTCGTGTCGCCCAGGCCCAGGGCGCGCTGCGCGGACGCGTGGAGCAGAAGGCCACGCGCATCCGGGCGAAGGTGCTGGCCGAACAGCAGTTGCTCGAGCGCTACGAGGCCGAGGTGGCCGCGGTGGCCGGCAACGCGAAGCAGCTCGTGGGCCGCATCGCTTACGACAGCGTCCGGCGCGTGCGCCGGCAGTTCTACGACCTGGTGCTCAAGGCGGACGTGGGTGTGGTGGACGTGGCCTTCACCGAGAAGCAGGACAAGACGACGTCCATCCAGAAGGTCTCCGCGCAGAAGGCCGAGGCCCTGCGCGCGCTCGACGCCGACTTCCGGGACGTGCTGTCGTCGGAGGAGAGCCGGTGA
- the mglA gene encoding gliding-motility regulator Ras-like GTPase MglA codes for MSFINYSSREINCKIVYYGPGLCGKTTNLQYIYNKTAAETKGKLISLSTETDRTLFFDFLPLSLGEIRGFKTRFHLYTVPGQVFYDASRKLILKGVDGVVFVADSQIERMEANMESLENLRINLAEQGYDLNKIPYVIQYNKRDLPNAVTVDEMQKALNPRNIPKYEAIAPTGVGVFDTLKAVAKLVLTELKKGG; via the coding sequence ATGTCCTTCATCAACTACTCATCCCGCGAAATCAACTGCAAGATTGTCTATTACGGGCCGGGTCTCTGCGGGAAGACGACCAACCTCCAGTACATCTACAACAAGACGGCGGCCGAGACGAAGGGCAAGCTCATCTCGCTCTCCACCGAGACGGACCGCACGCTCTTCTTCGACTTCCTGCCGCTGTCGCTCGGCGAGATCCGCGGCTTCAAGACGCGCTTCCACCTCTACACGGTGCCCGGTCAGGTGTTCTACGACGCCAGCCGCAAGCTCATCTTGAAGGGTGTCGACGGCGTCGTCTTCGTGGCCGACAGTCAGATCGAGCGCATGGAGGCGAACATGGAGTCGCTCGAGAACCTGCGCATCAACCTGGCTGAGCAGGGCTACGACCTGAACAAGATTCCGTACGTCATCCAGTACAACAAGCGCGACCTGCCCAACGCCGTCACCGTGGATGAGATGCAGAAGGCGCTCAACCCGCGCAACATCCCCAAGTACGAGGCGATTGCTCCGACGGGCGTGGGCGTGTTCGACACGCTCAAGGCGGTGGCGAAGCTGGTGCTCACCGAGCTGAAGAAGGGCGGCTGA
- a CDS encoding FecR domain-containing protein, with product MSNTRPWLLALLLVASGCDEEAATPAPPPVESAAAPDSGPAVELARLEGLSGDVQVERGGKKVPAQAGPLYSGDAVETGSSGAATLSFPDGRSVEVGADARVGVGQDAGGVVLTVERGIVLSRVPAKPAGAPAGKKVALTLLTPFGLTRVGSEPSEVSVQVTKDSGRVEVKLGAIEFVAKDGKQLRASEGDSVEVSAGQAELRLKGSRRVELEPIDVMVRVGSGRAELRGKDAKRWRSVRADGEVLAPGDGVRTRAGGSVDLALKNSSSQLTLGPSAEMVLEGAGQGGTSDEARLELRQGRLGLQLAQGRESRVVLPGLTLEGDGASRLAVRRTGSGYLVDAQTGRVTLVRGETRQPLRAGERAVVSGETGEARIESLGPAPLLLGAGDGAEVYHQDMPEVAFGWEKEGEVTVEVATDAEFTRPLLTGTVFQPFVNVPAPARGTLFWRVKGKDGQEVAKGSAVFAPERLGRDLDRVRNVVPEGLEKTTIFYQDKPPAVTFTYSEEMSAARYRVAVYRAGALDKPVAERTVTEARAALDAGALSEGSYLWSVTPLSETGEQLKGGRMNKLELVYDNSVPMLLVSQPRQGQRSAAKVRATGVAPVNARVSINGRPASLDGKHRFDTWVEPVGSPPLLVFRMTRPGAPDVHTVRTLKERGP from the coding sequence GTGAGCAACACGCGTCCCTGGCTCCTGGCCCTCCTGCTCGTCGCGTCGGGCTGCGACGAGGAGGCGGCCACTCCGGCTCCCCCTCCCGTCGAGTCCGCCGCGGCCCCCGACTCGGGCCCCGCCGTGGAGCTGGCCCGACTGGAGGGCCTGTCCGGCGACGTGCAGGTGGAGCGGGGCGGCAAGAAGGTCCCCGCCCAGGCGGGCCCGCTGTACTCCGGCGACGCGGTGGAGACGGGGTCGTCGGGCGCGGCGACCCTGAGCTTCCCGGACGGGCGCTCGGTGGAGGTGGGCGCGGACGCGCGCGTCGGCGTGGGCCAGGACGCAGGCGGCGTGGTGCTGACGGTGGAGCGCGGAATCGTGTTGTCGCGCGTGCCCGCCAAGCCCGCGGGGGCTCCGGCCGGGAAGAAGGTGGCGCTCACGCTGCTGACGCCCTTCGGCCTCACGCGCGTGGGCTCCGAGCCCAGCGAGGTCTCCGTCCAGGTGACGAAGGACTCCGGCCGCGTGGAGGTGAAGCTGGGCGCCATCGAGTTCGTCGCGAAGGACGGCAAGCAGCTGCGTGCCTCCGAAGGCGACTCGGTGGAGGTGTCCGCGGGCCAGGCGGAGCTGAGGCTCAAGGGCTCGCGACGGGTGGAGCTGGAGCCCATCGACGTGATGGTGCGGGTGGGCTCGGGCCGCGCGGAGCTGCGCGGGAAGGACGCGAAGCGCTGGAGGTCGGTGCGCGCGGACGGCGAGGTGCTCGCGCCCGGTGACGGCGTGCGTACTCGCGCGGGCGGCTCGGTGGACCTGGCGCTGAAGAACTCGTCCTCTCAGCTCACCCTGGGCCCCTCGGCGGAGATGGTGCTGGAGGGCGCGGGGCAGGGCGGCACGAGCGACGAGGCGCGGCTGGAGCTGCGTCAGGGACGGCTGGGACTCCAGCTCGCGCAGGGCCGCGAGAGTCGCGTGGTGTTGCCCGGGCTCACCTTGGAAGGGGACGGCGCCTCGCGGCTGGCGGTGCGGCGCACGGGGTCGGGCTATCTGGTGGACGCGCAGACGGGGCGGGTGACGCTGGTGCGCGGCGAGACGCGACAGCCGCTGCGGGCGGGAGAGCGGGCTGTCGTCTCGGGCGAGACGGGCGAGGCGCGCATCGAGTCGCTCGGCCCCGCGCCCCTGCTGCTCGGCGCGGGAGACGGCGCCGAGGTCTACCACCAGGACATGCCCGAGGTGGCCTTCGGCTGGGAGAAGGAGGGGGAGGTGACGGTGGAGGTGGCGACGGACGCGGAGTTCACCAGGCCCTTGCTGACGGGCACGGTGTTCCAGCCCTTCGTCAACGTGCCGGCGCCCGCACGCGGGACGCTCTTCTGGCGGGTGAAGGGCAAGGACGGCCAGGAGGTGGCGAAGGGCAGCGCGGTGTTCGCGCCGGAGCGCCTGGGCCGTGACTTGGACCGGGTGCGCAACGTGGTGCCGGAGGGACTGGAGAAGACGACCATCTTCTATCAGGACAAACCGCCGGCCGTGACGTTCACCTATTCGGAGGAGATGTCGGCGGCGCGCTACCGGGTGGCGGTGTACCGGGCGGGCGCGTTGGACAAGCCCGTGGCGGAGCGCACGGTGACGGAGGCGCGCGCGGCGTTGGACGCGGGCGCGCTGAGCGAGGGCAGCTACCTGTGGTCCGTCACGCCGTTGTCCGAGACGGGTGAGCAGCTGAAGGGGGGCCGGATGAACAAGCTGGAGCTGGTGTACGACAACTCGGTGCCGATGCTGCTCGTGTCGCAGCCGCGCCAGGGGCAACGCTCCGCGGCGAAGGTGAGGGCCACGGGCGTGGCGCCGGTGAATGCGCGCGTGTCCATCAATGGACGTCCCGCCAGCCTGGACGGCAAGCATCGGTTCGACACGTGGGTGGAGCCGGTGGGCTCGCCCCCGCTGCTGGTGTTTAGAATGACGCGACCCGGTGCTCCGGATGTCCACACGGTGCGCACCCTGAAAGAGCGAGGGCCCTGA
- the mglB gene encoding gliding-motility regulator GTPase-activating protein MglB, producing the protein MGTQLVMYEEEFTKINAVCDRLTKDANAKVVFLVDKNGQLISSAGQTQNIDTTSLASLTAGNVAAMGGLAKLIGENEFPNQFHEGAKDSLYMTIVGSRVVLVVIFDNRTSLGLVRLRIKKASDELTKIFESLVKKTDSPGAGSPFAEISDDDIDNLFSE; encoded by the coding sequence ATGGGCACGCAACTGGTGATGTACGAAGAGGAGTTCACCAAGATCAACGCCGTTTGCGACCGGCTCACCAAGGACGCGAACGCGAAGGTGGTCTTCCTCGTCGACAAGAACGGGCAGCTCATCTCCTCGGCTGGCCAGACGCAGAACATCGACACCACGTCCCTGGCCTCGCTGACGGCCGGCAACGTGGCGGCGATGGGCGGGCTCGCCAAGTTGATCGGTGAGAACGAGTTCCCCAACCAGTTCCACGAAGGGGCCAAGGACTCGCTCTACATGACGATTGTCGGCAGCCGGGTGGTGCTGGTCGTCATCTTCGACAACCGCACGAGCCTGGGCCTCGTCCGCCTGCGCATCAAGAAGGCCAGCGACGAGCTCACGAAGATCTTCGAGAGTCTGGTGAAGAAGACGGACAGCCCGGGTGCCGGGTCGCCGTTCGCCGAGATCTCCGACGACGATATCGACAACCTCTTCAGCGAGTAA
- a CDS encoding MSCRAMM family protein: MLVAAPSVRAEEVRERASLRLRYGIALRNGQQADVGPGLTYDGFTPNDLAVTGTAWAGAWLGGWASVQREGFDLKEDSVRITGGSLLRASVGPRARAFLGPVRAELGAGYGYAQLPVFGTSDEPVLARGVRHAALVSASVRVPLFTRLAVEARGEVPVSLSVKDAAGTKAEAKGFAAGGALLFPLTTGGSWSGTVLLDFQHVQDTVTLADGSRSEQRMRRVGAALELAWNDAPDAPPAPPPPPPRVPMGTLVLQLLDAETGAPLPAAKVVLVANGVEGAPREADAQGNVEGVELPPGDVVARVSAEGYAPAEGRVTLEDGGRVALAVRARKLPPPTGGLKISVVSAGNGVPLPGVRLMVGGVEARTDLRGEVHVKELPPGPVAVVATSQGYRTAEEAAIIVAGQQTALSVPLASERKGEPATLTGQVRNARGGKPIAATLLIPQAKVKARTDAKGAFTFKVRGGTYRITISARGFFTQSKLVTLKDGEQAIFNVDLFPRQKR, translated from the coding sequence GTGCTGGTCGCTGCTCCGTCCGTCCGGGCGGAGGAGGTGCGCGAGCGAGCCTCGCTGCGCCTTCGCTACGGCATTGCCCTCCGGAACGGACAGCAGGCCGATGTAGGGCCCGGGCTCACCTATGACGGCTTCACACCGAATGATCTGGCGGTGACGGGGACGGCGTGGGCGGGCGCGTGGCTGGGCGGGTGGGCGTCGGTGCAGCGGGAGGGGTTCGACCTGAAGGAGGACTCGGTGCGGATCACCGGAGGCAGCCTCCTGCGGGCGTCGGTGGGTCCCCGGGCCCGGGCCTTCCTGGGGCCGGTGCGCGCGGAGCTGGGGGCGGGCTACGGGTACGCGCAGCTGCCCGTCTTCGGCACCTCGGACGAGCCGGTGCTGGCGCGGGGCGTGCGGCACGCGGCCCTGGTGAGCGCGAGCGTGCGGGTGCCGCTCTTCACCCGGCTGGCGGTGGAGGCGCGGGGCGAGGTGCCGGTGTCGCTGTCGGTCAAGGACGCGGCGGGCACGAAGGCGGAGGCCAAGGGCTTCGCGGCGGGCGGCGCGCTGTTGTTCCCGCTGACCACCGGCGGGAGCTGGTCCGGGACGGTGCTGCTGGACTTCCAGCACGTTCAGGACACGGTGACGCTCGCGGATGGCTCGCGCTCCGAGCAGCGGATGCGCCGGGTGGGCGCGGCGCTGGAGCTGGCGTGGAACGACGCCCCCGACGCTCCGCCCGCGCCGCCGCCTCCCCCTCCTCGGGTGCCGATGGGCACGCTGGTGCTCCAGCTCCTCGACGCGGAGACGGGCGCGCCGCTTCCGGCCGCGAAGGTGGTGCTCGTCGCCAATGGCGTGGAGGGCGCGCCTCGCGAGGCGGATGCGCAGGGCAACGTGGAGGGTGTGGAGCTGCCCCCTGGAGACGTGGTGGCGCGAGTGAGCGCGGAGGGCTACGCGCCGGCCGAGGGCCGCGTCACGTTGGAGGACGGTGGCCGCGTGGCGCTGGCGGTGCGCGCGCGCAAGCTGCCGCCGCCCACGGGAGGCCTCAAGATTTCGGTGGTGAGCGCGGGCAATGGCGTGCCGCTGCCCGGGGTGCGGCTGATGGTGGGCGGCGTGGAGGCGCGCACGGACCTGCGGGGTGAGGTCCACGTGAAGGAGCTGCCGCCGGGCCCGGTGGCCGTGGTGGCGACGTCCCAGGGTTACCGCACGGCGGAGGAGGCGGCCATCATCGTCGCGGGGCAGCAGACGGCGCTCTCGGTGCCGCTCGCCTCCGAGCGCAAGGGTGAGCCCGCGACGCTCACCGGACAGGTGCGCAACGCGCGCGGTGGCAAGCCCATCGCCGCGACGCTCCTGATTCCGCAGGCGAAGGTGAAGGCGCGCACGGACGCGAAGGGGGCGTTCACCTTCAAGGTCCGCGGTGGCACCTACCGCATCACCATCTCCGCGCGCGGGTTCTTCACGCAGTCGAAGCTCGTCACCCTGAAGGACGGCGAGCAGGCCATCTTCAACGTCGATCTCTTCCCGAGGCAGAAACGGTGA